The Clostridia bacterium DNA segment TCGCGCCGGCTCCAGCGACGCGATGGCCACCACGCCGACGAGCATGTTGTAGGCCACATACAGCAGCGCGGCCCACCACCACGGGGCAGGGAGCGCCTGAGCCGGGTCCGGAACCGGGGCGGGCGCCGGCCCCGGCGTCGCGGCCAGCAATCGGGCGAAGAGCGCCAGCATGAGGACGACGAGCAGAGGCGTCAAGGCGGTGTTGGCCCACACGAAGCCGCGCTCGCGCGCGAGCAGGGCCGCGGCGACCGGCGCCGCCAGCGACGCGACCCCCGCCGTGTACGGCCACGCCCACTGCTCTTCCAGGAGGGCGCCCGCGCCCGACAGCACGACGGCCAGTCCGACGAAGAGAAACAGCGTGAAGAGGACGTCCAGCGCGCGCGCTGCGAACGGCGGCAGCGCGCGCAGCAGGTCGTGGTGTCCGGCCGCGGCGGCCCCGCCCGGCGCCAGCCGGAGCGCCGCCACCACGAACGCCGCGGCGACGGCGAAGCCCAGCCCGGACAGGGCGGCGGCAACGACGCCGACCGGGCCGTACGCCGCGAAGAATTGCCACAACTCCCGGCCTGACGCGAAACCCGCGCCCACCACGCCACCCGCGAAGACCGAACCGACCGCGACGGCGGCCTGCCAGGCCCGGGCCCCGCCATTGCGCGCCGACCGCACCGGCTCACCTCTCGCCGATGCATATGCGCGCGGCCGGTGCCATATACTGCGAACACTCCAGCCGCAGGAGGTCCCATGCTCGAACGACGCGCCAGCGCTCGTCCCCGAAGCGACCTGCGCATCCGCGCGGACGAAGCGAACGCGGCGGAGCGCCTCGCGGCCCACCTGACCGCGCAGCTTCAGGAGGCCGGCGCGCAGGATCGTCCTGTGGTCGTGCTCTGCATCGGCACGGACCGGTCCACCGGCGACGCCCTCGGTCCTCTGGTCGGCTCGCGGCTCGTGGAGCGCGGGTGCCCGTGGCAGGTTCTCGGCACGATCGACGAACCGGTGCACGCGTCGAATCTGGAGCGCGTGCTGGGCGAGTTGGGCCGCCAGGTCCCGGGGTGCTTCGTCGTGGCCGTCGACGCCTGTCTTGGCCGCCTCGAGAACATCGGCACCGTCAGCCTGTGCCGGGGCCCCTTGCAGCCCGGAGCCGGCGTGAACAAGACGCTGCCGCCCGTCGGCGACGTCGCCGTCACCGGCACCGTCAACGTCGGCGGGTTCATGGAGTACCTGATCCTGCAGAACACGCGGTTGAGCGTCGTCATGGCCATCGCGCGCGTGATCGCCGACGGCGTGCTCCTGGCCGCCGCGCGGTGGTGCGCGGCACGGTCGCGCGGGAGCGGGTCGCTGGAAAGCGGGGTCGAATCGGCGCCGGGAGAGGTGGCCGCGGCCGGTGGCGGCTTCGCCCCCGACCCGCGGCCCGCCGCACCCGGCGTCCGGGGCGCGGCCGCGCCCGAAAAGCCTGTCACGCAGGATTTTCGAGGAGGCCTAGCGGGAGCCGCCGAGGCGCGCGGCGTCCTGTGAAGCTGGCGCGCAGCGGGTTACGCGCGCCGCGCTTGCGCCTGCCTGGGCACGATCACGCTCAGCGCGCGCGGCACGCACTCGAAGCGTGCGGGCAGCGTGCCCACGCACTCGCCGTCGGCCTGCACGGGGAGATCCGCGGGCCCGTCGACTTCCACAACCGCGGCGCGGCCGCACGTGACTTTGCGCAGCCGGACGTGCGAACCGTTGAAAACTCGTGGCAGGGCCGCAAGGGTTTCGGCCTTCGACAGGTCCCCGACCCAGCACCAGTCGAGCTGTCCGTCCGCCGGATCGGCCCCCGGGCAAACCTTCATGCCGCCGGCGTACATCGCCGTGTTGGCGACGGCGAGGAGCAGCGCACGGCCGTCGACGGTCCGTTCGGCCGAAAGGCGGAGGTCGGCGTTGCGGTAGCTGAACAGCGTGGAAAAGATGAACATGAGGTAAGCCAGGGCGCCTTTCCCCGTGCGGCCGCTTTCGTTGACACGCCGGGCCACGACGGCGTCGAATCCCGTGCCGGCCACCTGAACGTAGAAGTGGCCGTGCACGCGACCGAGGTCGACGACCCGCGGCTCCCCGTCACGGAGCGTCTCGACCGCGCGCTTCGGGACGAGCGGGATGCCCATCGCCCGGGCGAAGTCGTTCCCCGTGCCGAACG contains these protein-coding regions:
- the yyaC gene encoding spore protease YyaC; the protein is MLERRASARPRSDLRIRADEANAAERLAAHLTAQLQEAGAQDRPVVVLCIGTDRSTGDALGPLVGSRLVERGCPWQVLGTIDEPVHASNLERVLGELGRQVPGCFVVAVDACLGRLENIGTVSLCRGPLQPGAGVNKTLPPVGDVAVTGTVNVGGFMEYLILQNTRLSVVMAIARVIADGVLLAAARWCAARSRGSGSLESGVESAPGEVAAAGGGFAPDPRPAAPGVRGAAAPEKPVTQDFRGGLAGAAEARGVL
- a CDS encoding diacylglycerol kinase family lipid kinase is translated as MKRRAVVIVNPKAAAGRGLRLWSSVEPLFAEAFEYEVRLSQRPGHATELARQAVQEGARTVVAVGGDGTVHEVVNGMALSDATLGILPFGTGNDFARAMGIPLVPKRAVETLRDGEPRVVDLGRVHGHFYVQVAGTGFDAVVARRVNESGRTGKGALAYLMFIFSTLFSYRNADLRLSAERTVDGRALLLAVANTAMYAGGMKVCPGADPADGQLDWCWVGDLSKAETLAALPRVFNGSHVRLRKVTCGRAAVVEVDGPADLPVQADGECVGTLPARFECVPRALSVIVPRQAQARRA